DNA sequence from the Eptesicus fuscus isolate TK198812 chromosome 7, DD_ASM_mEF_20220401, whole genome shotgun sequence genome:
TTGCCAGTCACCCCTGAAGCATGACCCTAGCCAAGAGTCTGAAACAAAATGTTGGTGTGGGCCACGCCAGCTCTCACCAAACTCAGAGCAAAAGAAGGGTTACttgaagaaaaacatttagttacttgagagaaaaaaaattcatcgCAGCAATTGTGAAGGGAAGACACAATTGCTGATTGAAAGGGAAAGAACTGTTTGAACTCGATCCCTTTAACTCTGGGATCCCTTTAATTCTGTGTCTCTACCACAACTATTGAGTAAGGAGTCTCCTATCCTccacaatgtttctctcccacagccCCATCCAAACCTGCAGGTGCCTCAGCAGTTGCCTTTGAGTCATTCCCTGTCTCTGCACCAAGGCTTGGGGGTGGAACAAAACTCTGGGTCAGAAAGAGAAAGTTGCTGAGAAAAATTTAACTTCACAGAACAATTCCATCTCCATGAGGTCAGGCATCTTTCTTTGGTTCATGAATGTGTCCAAAGCTATTAGACCAGTATCTGACTCATCGAAtacttaaatatttgttcagtgagTGAGCAAACTTCTGAGTCCTTAACCCACTAGAATGGTAGAAGACGGCTTCCATCATCACTGAGCTCCTTCCTCCcaaaattttaactaaaatttgATCATCTTACATGATGCCCAGGAAATAATATCTCTGATCTCCAACCTAATCTGATCACTCTAGCCATCCTTATTGGCCAAGGCCTCTCCAGTTGGCACTCAGGCATTCCCCTGCCTCAAATGGAGCAGAGGAACCTTTGGTAAGACCAGGAACCCcaggcctgaagggtcccaggagaCTATTTCTTTGAGGCCAGGGAGCAATGCACAGCTCCTCTTGCAAGTGGGGCCAACAGCCCAGGCTCTCTTGCCCAGCTTGGGGGTTCTCTTTATAAGGGCCatcctgtccctttctcttctgCTTCTCCAAGCTTATTTCCTCAAACTTGATCCTGTCCCAAAGGTTTCTGACCTTGGGAAATAAATGGCACAAAAAATCCCAGGCCTACTCTGCATTCCTCCCTGACTTCCCCCCAGGCACTGACACACAGAACTTACTATCAGTTAAATGGATGGGCTAGAAAGGGAAAGATGAAGGAGAGAAAAGCAGTGTCATAAATATCTCAAATATTCAGCTACATGAGTACGTGACCTGGTGCATATAATTAAGTCAACTGTGGGCCCTACAGGTTATTCCACTGGCCGCAAAACTAGCTTAAACGAAAGTAAGAACAGTTGTTTATTCCTCTAAACTGCAATACAGAAAGGAAATACACATTTAGTAACCCATCTCTCccccctcacatacacacacacacacacacacacacacactcacacacacacacacaccctttggtCAATATCCTCCTATAACAAACAGCTTAAAAGAGAGTAAAGAAAGTGATctcttcttaaaaatgtttggGTGTTAATTTGATCACCATCCTGAAAAGCATTAGAGCCACTTTAATAAAAGGACGTAGACTTGGTTTTAAGGCACTTTACTTATATAAAATTACACTTTTAATCTAATATAATggcattttctttcttgtaaGGATGATAAGCATTATTGATCTCACATCCTAACACATTTTGGGAGTAGGATGAACCTGGATAGTAAGAGCCTTTTTCTCATCCCCCCTAATGCAGAGGAAACTTCCTAGAAGGAATTCATTTGGAATGAAAGGGAAGCAATTGACTTGCAGGTAAGGGTGGGCAGGGTGGCAGGATTCTTTAGGATTTATGGTGTGAGTTTCAAGAATAATGGCAACAGGCAACCCATGACAGAGGATGAATTATGAGACAGGCTGATTTAATTATACACAAACAACAAAGGATTGAAAGCAGCTTTTAGAAATAGTAGTAGGAAATAGGACTATCAGGGAAACGCTTCAACGGCAAGCAAGGCCATCCCTAAATCTCTGAAATGAGTTGCAATTTCATTCTCCGTTCTGATCCATTTCCTTTTGCACCCTATGTCCTCACTTATCTTCCAGAAGAAGCCTACACCGCCAGGCGCCAAGAGAAGAGAAAGCACGAGtgggaatgatttttttttactaaatatattggggtgacattgctcaACATGaatgtataggtttcaggtgtgggtttctatgttacaagatctgtatactgcaccgtgtgcccaccacccaaagacaAATCTTCTCCTgacaccatatattaggacccccttctcccgggaataatattttatagtgaTTACAATTATCAGAATTCCTCAGATTCCATTTGCTGTCCTTTTGCTGTGACCTTCAGACAACTCACATTTCAGGATCTGCTGTGATTTGAACAGGTAACATGCTACAGATAAATGCTTCAAAATGAAGTGGGACTGCCTACCTTTAAGCTGCGGGACATAAGCTGTGAGAGCCTAGTTAAAACGctattaatatttatctttttgtgcCTTTTGAATGCTTGCAGGCAGACCTCGTTTTATTgagcttcacagatgttgtgttTTCTGCTCACTGAAGGGAAGACCCTCCACCAGTGAAAACATTACAGCTCACTGAAGGCTCAGATAATGGCTAGagtttttagcaataaagtattctTAAATTCAAGGAtatacattgttttttagagactATAGTATAGGGtgaacataacttttatatgcactgggaaaccaaaaaatgtGTGTGATTTGCTTTATTGTGAAACTCACTTTATTgaagtggtctggaactgaacccgtaATATAGCCAAGGTATGTCTGTATATGTATAAttgattgcattttaaaaaccaaaccatGTAAACCAGGGATCCTTCATCAAATCGAATACTTATGTGACATTTTATTAGACATAAGGTAATGGCAAAATAGACATGCCTCTAATGCAAAGCCAGCTAACTTCAAGTTATCACAGTTGAGATAAACCGTAtttctaaaataactttttaacacTACTCactttttcagattaaaaaaaaaaacacagtaagaaTCAACTTGTACACCTTTCCTTACCCCAAAAACTCAATTCATGGGTCCAGTCCCATAAAATGTAAGCCATGTATACAATTCCAAAGGCTTAAAAGTCCACCGTCTTCTATTGCTCCTGTCATTTTCCCTATTACACCAAGACAAATCATACAAGGAAAATAATGGCTGCTGTCACGGAGCCACTGTCCAGTCTCTTAGAACCTGCCCTGATACCAGCTTCTGTACCAGGCTTCGCTACTTGTTCATGAAATAACCACACTTCATGAGAGACCAAGTCGAATTTCAGTCTATTTTTAAGGACCTTATAATGAATGCTAGTCTCAGATACACAttttctgttttccacagagTTCTTCTCCATGGGACACATGTCCACCACGTAATGTTGAAACAGGTACATGTTTCCATACGGAGAAGTATGTTTTCCTAAAGTGATTAAGTAATTAAACCACAATATGAAGTCATACTTTCTGGTATAAAATTGTTAACATTCTTATAACAGCCACAGATAAGTCACCAGTCATATTAACCAGAAACCTCAGGAATGAAAGACGCCTCTGTAAAATGTTCAAATCTTCCCGTGTCAGGTATTAACAAAAAGCGCCATCTGCTGTGTGTTCAGGAGAATTTCCTGCTACACATACTGAAATATGTCCCTGACCAAAGTGGTGTGAAATAAGGCTGCAGATGAACAGGTTATGATCACAAATTCAAGGATATTTTGAATAACAATACGGGAGAGAGAATACACCCTGCTTATTTTCTTCAGCATTTGGGATGTTACATAGCCTGTTGAATAAATATCTAAGCATCCTATTGAAGTTACTATTTAGCAATGAAAGTTCACTTCACTAATAATTATACATGCAaagaagctaatttttaaaatatttcatgttgCCAAAttactttataatactaaaaattggaaagggccctagccggtttggctcagtggatagagcgttggccgcAGAcgcaagggtctcaggttcgagaccagtcaagggcaggtaccttggttgcaggtttgatccacagCCAAGGTCAGGGGCACGTcctagaggcaaccaattgatgtgtctcacatcaatatttctctctgtgtgtctctcccccttccttccactctctctaaagttcaatggggaaaaaatatccttgagtgaggattagcaacaacaacaaacagtggAAAGGTCCTGTAAAGAATGGTttggagcaggcgtcctcaaactacggcccacgggccacatgcgggtgtttttgccattttgtttttttacttcaaaataagatatgtgcagtgtgcataggaatttgttcatagttttctttaaactatagtccggccctccaacggtctgagggacagtgtactggccccctgtttaaaaagtttgaggacccctggtttggAGCATGGTCCAGATTCCCGCTTCAGGACCAAGGCACTCAATCCCCAGCTGCTGAGAATATCAGTGTTGATGGCTCACAGCTGAGTCCTCTTCTGCATCTCACCCTCTGACATGGTTTTGCCTCCTTTCCCTGGAGTATCCCACATTTAATGACCGGTTAAGAACAGGGTGCAAAGGCCCTGCCTCCTTGCGTCAATTCAGGATGACTGAGGGGAAATCCCAGCTTCATAGCCCCATATGGTATTGGCTGAGGCCTCTACTGCAAATTGTTCACAGTTCAATGTCTCCCTCTATCCAACTCTGCTTCCATCACTCTGTTACAGACGTTCCCAAGAGCACATCCCAATAATCTTTCTGTACACAAATCTCCCATGTGCGTCTGCTTCCCAAGGAAATGGGGTGGGGGCTGATTCCCTGCCAGCCAGCTGCCAACAGAACCCCATCCCTAGCGAGTGGAGTACTGAAAGCACCTGGCGATGCTGTGGCATTGGGATTACTAATTTGAATCCACTTATGCTGAAGCTATGCCCCGACCTGCTtacctgtaatttaaaaaattaataaataaataaaacatagggCTTTCTGCATTTATTATATTGACTTTTCTCTCGCTATAGTTTGGACAAGactgccacctactggggactgaggagCTCTCATCCGCTTGGGGAATCAGTAATAGGACgttgttttgtttgcattttttgagTCTCAACGCCAACCCTTAAACCAATGCCTAACCCCTCACTTCTGCGAACAAATAGTTGTGTAGAAACAAGCTTTCAAAGGACAATGTTTTAACGTGGAAATGTAAACAAAAGCTAACATCTGTAGCTCGCAATATGCCACGTACTTTCCTAATTCTTACAACAGCCCTCTGAGGTGGGAACTATAATAAACACCTCCacattacagatgaagaaattaagttCTAAGGGAGTTTAAAGTGGGCATTAAGCGAAAGTGTTAATATCATCACTGGCTAATGAGAACTAAAGGGCTGAGTTAAAGTATTAGGTGTGGGGTGTACTAGAGCTCTGCTGGAAATAGACCACTAGTCCGGATCAGGATTGTGTGCTCTAACTGCCCTAAGTAgccctttctgtctctgattGGAGAAACTGCTTTCCTTTGTTTATAAACCTGGATGGTTGGAGCTCCAGTGACTGCCTAGAACGCCAGCTCCGTAACTAAGTAACCGCCTCACTCTACCGGGCATGCGCACAAAACCTGACGCTATTTGTAGGAGGCCGACGGCGAGCGGCGCGGCGGGATCCCAGCATTCCTTTCGCGCCAccaccaagatggcggcgcccatgtTGAGGTGCATTTCTCCGAGCCGGTGGTTTTGCACCCCGGGCCCGTTGGGAGTCTTGCCCCGGGGGCTGCGTGAAGCCCACTCGGGCAATAAGGGGTTGCTGGCGGTGCAGAAGGCTCGGGGTTTGTTCAAGGAGTTCTTCCCCGACAAGGGTACGAAGGTAGAGCTCCCAGAGCTCTTCGACCGTAGCATCGCGGGCAACTTTCCCCAGACCATCTACTGCGGTTTCGACCCCACGGCGGACTCGCTTCATGTGGGGCACCTGCTGACGCTGCTGGGCCTCTTTCACTTCCAGCGAGCCGGCCACAACGTGATCGCCCTCGTGGGAGGCGCCACGGCGCGCCTGGGAGACCCCAGCGGTCGCACCAAGGAGCGCGAGGCGCTGGACGCAGAGCGCGTGGGAAGCAACGCGCGCGCCCTGCGCCGAGGGCTCGAGGCCCTGGCCGCTCATCACCAGCAGCTCTTCCCCAAtgggcaggcctggggcagcTTCACGGTGCTCGACAACTCGGCCTGGTACCAGGAGCAGCACCTGGTGGACTTCCTGGCGGCGGTGGGCAGCCACTTCCGCATGGGCACGCTGCTGAGCCGGCTGAGCGTCCAGACCCGGCTCAAGAGCCCCGAGGGCCTGAGCTTGGCCGAGTTCTTGTACCAGGTGCTCCAGGCGTACGATTTCTACTACTTGTTTCAGCGTTACGGATGCCGGGTCCAGCTGGGCGGATCTGATCAGATGGGCAATATCACGTCGGGATACGAGTTCATCAACAAGTAAGGGTCTTTTAACCCAGGAGAAATCCTGGGGCCAAATAATTTACACGCGAAATAGCCGGTGATGCACTGTTAAGATTGTGAATTGACGCCCGTCGTCCAAGCCCTTGTTGgttcttccctcacccccctaacCCCCCAAGGATCTGTAATGGTGTTAATATTATCACTGGCCAATGAGAACTAGAGGGCTGAGTTAAAGTGATAGGTATGGGATGTAGCCTAGAGCTCTGCAGGAAATAGACCACAAGTCAGGATTGTATGTTTTAATTCCCCTAAGTAGCTCTTTCTGTTTCTGATTTGAGAAACTGCTTTTCTTTGTTTATACCTGAGCCTCTGCTTTAGCTCTGCACCTTCCATGAAGCTAGGGATGAGCCACAGGGCTAGCCCATGTgctactcattttttttaaattcctttaagtTCACTCCTTTAGTGTCTCCACCTGACTCCCCCTTAAGCAGCACCTCCCCTGGGCTTGCCCAGAGTCACTGGTTCAATTGCTATTCAGAATGACAAATGACAAAATAGTGAATGCTGTGAAAGCTGTAAGAGGTCACAAAAGTTTTCTTGGAGCAAGAGGCCGCACAGAAATTTGAAGGGTGATGAGCAGAATCTACCATCACCTATGCCTGAAACACATAATGAAGTTTTTCTTTATGCATAGGTTGACTGGAGAAGACGTATTTGGAATCACTCTTCCTCTAATTACAAGTACAACTGGAGCAAAACTGGGAAAGTCTGCTGGCAATGCTGTTTGGCTAAGCAGGGATAAGACATCTCCATTTGAACTGTATCAATTCTTTGTCAGGCAGCCAGATGATTCGGTAGAAAGGTGAGTTCTTAATAGTGTGCTGAGAAAAATTAAGCTCATAAGTTCATGATATAATTTTAGCATTGAATCTCTCTGTATGTTTGGTTATTGTTTTTAAGTTCGATTATATTAAAGGCATAAACAATTACAACACAGAACATTGTAATTTTAACTGTCCTGAAGTTAAACACTTTTGGTTGGTTAAAGCAGAAAACCACTGTGGTTGATAGAAAACTTAGATCCAAAGTCCTGATTTGCATCTGGCAAGTACAGTAAAACTTGATATAAAGACTAATTCTGGTGAAGGGGTGTCCATTAAAGCTGCAAGTCCAGTATATAATAAGTAGGTTTTCTGAATATGTAtgttaaaaattgacaaattagtttacttgtttttacttatgtagacacatttgtgtaattaaaattaagtatgtatgaaaagtttaatttcacagaaaagtttccatatgtattgtaattttaaatttatactgaataggtctagtaaatgtgtgcattcaccagTTACCAAGAGTAAGCAGATGCCCTCAGCTGGGGCGTGGCTTAGTGCACACAGGAACAGCAGCTAGCACtggttaaaactgctgcagagccctgactggtttggctcagtggatagagtgtcggcctgtggactgaaaggtcccagggttcgattccggtcaagggcatgaaccttggttgtgggcacatccccagtgggaggtgtgcaggaggcagctgattgatgtttctaactctctatccctctctttcctctctgtaaaaaaaaaatcaataaaaaatatattaaaaaaaaaaactgctgcagaaagtcacgcCATTCGACAATAGAACCAATAACCAGGCTTGATTCAGTGTGATCATTCCCTGAACATTGTTTATAAGCaatgactcttggatttaaatatacaGACTATAgctgtagatatgtaatatttatttatgtaggcAAAATTACTAGTGTTTTCTCTAACGTGTGATCTCTTCGCTAGAGTTTATTAAAAACaactgaattaataacaaaaaaaacacacacctgttaATGTAATTATaaacaaatcttggttaaaagcattttaaaatttacagggtgttaattttcacatatggcACATGGACCAGATTTAGTCTGTTAAGTCAAGGTCTGCAAAATCGAGGGTTTATTGTATTTGAACTCTGACTTCCCGTCCCCAatcctctctttatttccctgTGTGTCAGATTAATGGTGTGTCTGTTCATGAAGTTGTCCATTTatctaaaacattttttgaaagtggGTAATTGCTGTCTTGTGTAAGTGAAATGTCTTGCCCAAGGAAtgtaatataagtaaataaacaggTGAGGGCAAGCAGTCTAAATGGGTGGTGTTTCTAGCAGGGGAACAGTCTGGTTCCGAGTGCACATTTCGGCTTGCCACATGGGGAGATTTGATGCAATAGTGCAGTAGGCAGAGGACGTCCTCACAGTTTGCAGGCATCTTGTTATAGGGTAGGGTCAGCTGGCAAATGCCAGGCAAATTCGGAAAAGTAAAATTCCAATGAGTCCCCTGATGGAATCAGGACAATACGTTTAGTCCATTGTTCCTGAAAAGTCTTAGTCTTCATTTAAGCATTTTGCCAAGTTTGAGGTGGACTAGGGAGTGGGGCCATTTGGGCAAGTGATGAGGCCAATTAACCCCACAGTTAATTGCAAGTTCAGTTATGTAATCCTGCCAGCTATGCTGATAATTGTGTTGGTCTCAGCCTATTGATAGTGATACTATTGGCTAAAAATGCCTGCGAGTGCTCACCTGGGCCCATACTGCTTGTGGTGAGCCCCCACAGACATTTCCACATAACAAGACCTGCCCTTGTTATGATTTCGGGATGCAACTCAACAGCAACCTTTGGGACCTTTGGCAAAACAAGATTATTACAAGTCCGTGAGGGTACGTGGCACTCTGAGGGCCACACCGCGAGGTCACAGATAGAGACAGAGGAGGGAGTGTTGAGGGGCTCTGCTTTTACTGGGGACGAGGTAGGGTGCCTAAGGTTTCGTGGGGTAGCCCAAGTGGTCAGTTATGTATGTTATCCAGGGCTTTCCAAAGGGGGAAATTCATGAGTGGGGGAGGCCTACTGCCTTATCAGGTTGGTTCACTCCTAGCTGTATCATACAGGGGTGGGCGAAAGTAAGTTCAccattgtgagtacatgaaacagagtttagtGTTGTGTTATTATTTCCATACGAACAATTATAAacctttgcccacccctatacAATTGGCAATATGTTTATTCAAGATGGATGTCTGAGTAGACTATATCCCATGTacatttttgcctcctttgtagattgttaatctaatctaataatagacaaatatgcaaattgaccgcaccttcgctacacctaagccacgcccaccagccaagccatgcccaccaaccaatcaggatgagtatgcaaattacccaacaaagatggcagctaatttgcatatcaagacagcgtcgaaagaagccaagagctgcagaagggagtaaagcttcgaagaagcaagcaagccggggggtgggggggggaggagaagggaggagcgaagtcagggccgggggctaagggaaaagcaggtgggctggcggagaaggcagggcggggcgggtgacaagggcggagtggaggcggggccaggggcgaagggaaaagctggCGGGCTGGCAgtgaaggcggggcgggcgacaagggcggagcggaggctgGATAAAGTGCAgtaggaaatcctattgcaggatttttcctgcaacgggaacgctagttaatcATAAAGGAATGGGTTTGTTTCTGTGCTCTCTATTCTGGTCCATTGATGTATacatctgtttttatgccaatactatgctgttttttattactatggccttgtagtatagtttgatatcaggtagcatggttcctccaactttgttcttctttctcaagattgctgaggataattgaggtcttttgtggttctatatagatttttggaatatttgttttagttctgtgaaatactagaggcccggtgcacgaaattcgtgcactggggagggtgtccctcagcccagcttgcaccctctctaatatgggacccctcgggggatgtccaactgcaggtttaggccggatccctgtggaatcgggcctaaacctgcagttggacatccctttcacaatccgggactgctggctcctaaccgctcacctacctgcctgattgccccctaactgctcccttgctggcctgattgacccctaactgctcccctgctggcctgatcacccccaaggcttttattagtatagatatgaccctgcagagaaaattttactaaccctgctttacaataagagcttgacgattgaatcattagtaccagacaccaagatttcctttctttgaatagtggagggaatacttatcttgtctttaagttgcccggaaattaaaatgagataatgacttagaaaagtataaaagcaccatataaagacaactgtctttttaatgaagtggcaaaatgaaaaacactttttattctccccttccttcctttacagcttttatttaaactttgaaatttataaaaatttcactccaattttcatttctttacattcaacattattttgtattggtttcaggttttatattagttatagaatagtggttagacaatcatatactttacaaagtgttccccgatatttctagtacccacctggcatcataccatcattacaacactattgactatattccctatttaagtgacaatgggtttacaggttcctttcagtctttcttttgtgttttttgtccttccttttctttctcacttcttccctcattttctttatatagtatctcaattggccatcaaagctcagtgaagacactgggacatgcttcatccattttacagaccaggaaactgaggccaattccagttggctgtggaacttgactcagcacacaggaagccctcagagccatgctctttgcgcttcctaaggggcagcggcccagcaaacagaacaaaccttccagtcaggcttctgagcctctttctcaagcacctcttcattgcagatgctccacattctttcctctccccccattctttactgccccaccttctccgaagcaggtggaaggcttcccactcactgcctaggcatgctctgctatggggcagggtgtagcgagcttgcttttgggtcaaggcaggagcaggagtcactgcctctgaagtgtgaaggcctcctgagcgaggtccattagcactgggagcttctctgaatcacatcagtcaatccagtaccctgcagtgcagcacctctccactgaggtggcaccacccctcaacccccgcctcaggggtgagggtcctggccctctgccaggagtccttccatgccccttgatcccaggctgggcccacccatgtcttgggggcactgcagaacctctgtctctctgcagatgaggcagatccctgccctcggtctccgcaaagctatgaatctgtggccagaggcctggtctgggtctcagcaaccacatgcctgcaatgttcccagggaccctgggagccgctgggcgagtcccgcctcacctccccggggtgccgatcgcccCGGGAGCGgcgggatgggcccggccacgccccccagggtgccgatcgcccccgggacccccaggagcggcgggatgggcccggccacgcccccccagggtgccaATCGCCCCCGGGAGCGGCgggatgggcctggccatgcccccccaggttgccgatctccccgaTACCCTCTTGAGCgtctgggcagccaggtctcgcctccccggggcagcaatcgccccagggaccccctgaactaagaggactgggcaccaccatcttgatcttctcaacggccggatatgccacccggagtcccaccccccagcctcccgccggcccaatcgtgggcgtagcggaggtgcagtcaatttgcatgtttctctattataaggtaggatgacattggtatcttgataggaattatgttgaattgatagattgctttggataatatggacattttaatgattttaattcttccttgtgCAGGGCCAGCACAGTCAGGGGTTCGGTAAACctggggagggcgagggggggCGCAgcgaaggattaaagaaaagacaaagagaatagcAGGCTCAGTGGATCTCCTGtgtctggctgaggccacagagagagatccaggcagcaagctgaggctttattttatagccataggtaaacaaggtagtggtcaccatagttacaatgttcttgtgagtttcacttgttttggcagcacttgctgcacctcccacagcccattagctacccaggaaggatctagggaagGTCATAAGGTCAAACTTAATTAtcctaagagggctgtgccctctaagctcgGACTtatttgtggctttgccaacaggtcagtccgaggcttaaccctatagctgctccctacatctctcccttcttttatttttaagctactaCAGTAAAACTTATACATCAAGAACAAAGCTCTGACTATTAGAATAATAACagaacaatgccaatgcaaaacccaaactacagacatgttaacattttaaaacttgaacatcaagaacaaaactctggctattaaaacaataacaaaacaatgccaatgcatcACAGCAATaagagaaatcaaactacagacATGTTAATATTTTCAGCTACAAAATGAAAGTTACCTACTCAGAGTCCTTAGATTTGGCCGAGCAAGACTTTACAGAAA
Encoded proteins:
- the YARS2 gene encoding tyrosine--tRNA ligase, mitochondrial translates to MAAPMLRCISPSRWFCTPGPLGVLPRGLREAHSGNKGLLAVQKARGLFKEFFPDKGTKVELPELFDRSIAGNFPQTIYCGFDPTADSLHVGHLLTLLGLFHFQRAGHNVIALVGGATARLGDPSGRTKEREALDAERVGSNARALRRGLEALAAHHQQLFPNGQAWGSFTVLDNSAWYQEQHLVDFLAAVGSHFRMGTLLSRLSVQTRLKSPEGLSLAEFLYQVLQAYDFYYLFQRYGCRVQLGGSDQMGNITSGYEFINKLTGEDVFGITLPLITSTTGAKLGKSAGNAVWLSRDKTSPFELYQFFVRQPDDSVERYLRLFTFLPLPEIDHIMQQHVKEPEKRGPQKRLAAEVTKLVHGQEGLDSAKRCTQALYHSSIDALEVMSDQELKELFKEASFSELVLDPGTSVLDTCRKANAIPDGPRGYRMITEGGVSINHKQVTNPESVLVVGQHILKNGLSLLKIGKRNFYIIKWLQL